The Negativicutes bacterium genome contains a region encoding:
- the smpB gene encoding SsrA-binding protein SmpB, protein MEKKKDGIKIATENRKARHDFHIHEVFEVGMVLTGTEVKSLRAGKANLKDSFALVRDGEISLHNMHISPYEEGNRFNHEPLRIRKLLMHKAEIIKLFSQTKEKGYTLVPLKIYFKKGKAKLELGLASGKKNYDKRQDLAEKDAKREIDRAFKERQRDY, encoded by the coding sequence ATGGAAAAGAAGAAAGATGGAATAAAAATCGCAACAGAAAACCGCAAAGCACGCCATGATTTTCATATCCATGAAGTGTTTGAGGTCGGCATGGTTTTAACCGGTACCGAAGTAAAATCACTACGTGCCGGCAAAGCTAATTTAAAAGACAGCTTTGCCTTGGTGCGAGATGGTGAAATCAGCTTGCATAATATGCACATCAGCCCGTATGAAGAAGGAAATAGATTTAATCATGAACCGCTGAGAATAAGAAAGCTGTTAATGCATAAAGCCGAGATTATAAAATTATTTAGTCAAACCAAAGAAAAAGGTTATACTTTAGTTCCGCTAAAGATTTACTTTAAAAAAGGTAAAGCTAAACTGGAATTAGGCTTAGCAAGCGGTAAGAAAAATTATGACAAACGACAAGATTTAGCAGAAAAAGATGCTAAGCGTGAAATTGATAGAGCGTTTAAAGAACGACAACGCGATTATTAA